One window of the Natrinema sp. HArc-T2 genome contains the following:
- a CDS encoding HAD family hydrolase has translation MAAYDAVYFDLDSTLCEPTQDATELLEATFDRAGHEQFCTPAELRAAVPDLPTAETDREFYEHLFAEVADRSGVETEIAPTLASEYLEVRDPTAVEFRPGARTALEYARDRAHVGLITNGGRPTQTQKLRTLGIEDAFDVRVFTEPSAGIAPKPSAAPFERALTELAVTPDAAIHVGDSLHADIAGANAMGLDSAWLDLGRDEPSEHVPTYELASLETLETIV, from the coding sequence ATGGCAGCCTACGACGCGGTCTATTTCGACCTCGACAGCACGCTTTGTGAGCCGACGCAGGACGCCACGGAGTTGCTCGAGGCGACGTTCGACCGGGCCGGCCACGAGCAGTTCTGTACGCCAGCAGAGCTGCGAGCGGCGGTTCCGGACCTGCCGACCGCCGAGACGGACCGCGAGTTCTACGAACACCTCTTCGCGGAAGTCGCAGACCGATCCGGCGTCGAAACGGAGATCGCGCCGACACTCGCCTCTGAGTATCTCGAGGTTCGGGATCCAACCGCTGTCGAGTTCCGTCCCGGCGCACGAACCGCCCTCGAGTACGCCCGTGACCGGGCCCACGTCGGACTGATCACGAACGGCGGTCGACCGACACAGACCCAGAAGCTCCGGACGCTGGGTATCGAGGACGCCTTCGACGTGCGGGTGTTTACCGAACCGAGCGCGGGCATCGCTCCCAAACCGAGCGCGGCACCGTTCGAACGCGCACTGACCGAACTCGCGGTCACGCCGGACGCGGCGATTCACGTCGGCGACTCGCTCCATGCCGACATCGCGGGCGCGAACGCGATGGGACTCGACTCGGCCTGGCTCGACCTCGGTCGCGACGAACCCAGCGAGCACGTGCCGACCTACGAACTCGCGTCGCTCGAGACACTCGAGACGATCGTCTAA
- a CDS encoding 3-dehydroquinate synthase II — protein sequence MTRTVWVKADDAVGDWDDRRARITAALEAGADWVLVDEDDVERVRELGDINVAAFRTDGDVTLVDDIDDAESDDEPPTQADAIIVGKEGEGDATIDLPEDFSGSADLSTLRRDGDFERGAYVRILSKEYEHFAETAAEEADHTIVVGEDWTIIPLENLIARIGEETDLVAGVTSAEEAKTAFETLEIGSDAVLLDSDDPDEIRKTVEVRDEAARESLDLEYAEVLDVERAGSADRVCVDTGNLLEHDEGMLVGSMSRGLVFVHAETAESPYVASRPFRVNAGAVHAYIRTPDGGTKYLAGLQSGDEVQVVDTDGNTREAIVGRVKIEQRPMFRVALETESGDRVETLLQNAETIKVAAKEGRKAVTDLEAGDEIMLYYEDTARHFGEAVDESIIEK from the coding sequence ATGACGCGAACTGTCTGGGTAAAAGCCGACGACGCCGTCGGTGACTGGGACGACCGCCGAGCGCGAATCACCGCCGCGCTCGAGGCGGGTGCAGACTGGGTACTGGTCGACGAGGACGACGTCGAGCGTGTCCGCGAACTCGGCGACATCAACGTCGCAGCGTTCCGGACCGACGGCGACGTGACGCTGGTCGACGACATCGACGACGCCGAGAGCGACGACGAGCCGCCCACACAGGCCGACGCCATCATCGTCGGGAAAGAGGGCGAAGGCGACGCGACGATCGACCTGCCGGAGGACTTCTCCGGTTCGGCGGACCTCTCGACGCTGCGCCGCGACGGCGACTTCGAGCGAGGCGCGTACGTCCGTATCCTCAGCAAGGAGTACGAACACTTCGCCGAGACCGCCGCCGAGGAAGCCGACCACACGATCGTCGTCGGCGAGGACTGGACGATCATTCCCCTCGAGAACCTGATCGCCCGTATCGGCGAGGAGACAGACCTCGTCGCGGGCGTCACCAGCGCCGAGGAAGCCAAAACGGCCTTCGAGACCCTCGAGATCGGCTCCGACGCCGTCTTGCTCGACTCGGACGATCCCGACGAGATCCGCAAGACCGTCGAGGTCCGCGACGAGGCCGCCCGCGAGAGTCTCGATCTGGAGTACGCCGAAGTGCTCGACGTCGAACGGGCCGGCAGCGCCGACCGGGTCTGTGTCGATACCGGAAACCTGCTCGAGCACGACGAGGGGATGCTCGTCGGCTCGATGAGTCGCGGGCTGGTGTTCGTCCACGCCGAAACGGCCGAATCGCCGTACGTCGCCTCACGTCCCTTCCGAGTCAACGCAGGTGCGGTTCACGCCTACATCCGCACACCCGACGGCGGGACCAAATACCTCGCAGGACTGCAAAGCGGCGACGAGGTACAGGTCGTCGACACTGACGGCAACACCCGCGAGGCCATCGTCGGTCGCGTCAAGATCGAACAGCGACCGATGTTCCGGGTCGCTCTCGAGACCGAAAGCGGCGACCGGGTGGAAACGCTGCTCCAGAACGCCGAGACGATCAAAGTCGCCGCCAAAGAGGGGCGCAAAGCCGTGACTGATCTCGAAGCCGGTGACGAGATCATGCTGTACTACGAGGACACGGCCCGCCACTTCGGCGAGGCCGTCGACGAGAGTATTATCGAGAAGTAA
- a CDS encoding zinc ribbon domain-containing protein, producing the protein MTWLRAILAAGLSVILPGAGHVLARDWLRAAVFAGLFLAASAFLLPIEQLAAAQPASYDEAIAQATAMAEDTDPMAQFSLSFIALFAAIDATFRALGYPSGGDENADGTTCPHCGKDVDPDLEFCHWCTTRLEPDAPDPEKDS; encoded by the coding sequence ATGACATGGCTCCGCGCGATCCTCGCTGCCGGTCTCTCGGTGATCTTGCCCGGTGCGGGTCACGTCCTCGCTCGTGACTGGCTTCGCGCTGCCGTTTTTGCTGGTCTGTTCCTCGCTGCGAGTGCCTTCTTGCTCCCGATCGAGCAACTCGCAGCCGCCCAACCGGCGAGTTACGACGAAGCCATCGCACAGGCGACCGCCATGGCCGAGGACACCGATCCGATGGCACAGTTTTCCCTCTCGTTTATTGCCCTGTTTGCCGCGATCGACGCGACCTTTCGGGCACTCGGCTATCCGTCCGGCGGCGACGAGAACGCGGACGGGACGACCTGTCCCCACTGTGGGAAAGACGTCGATCCGGACCTCGAGTTCTGTCACTGGTGTACGACGCGACTCGAGCCCGACGCCCCTGACCCGGAGAAAGACAGTTGA
- a CDS encoding signal peptidase I yields MSETGAGDGTVLRRVATIGVVVLVGLLVFGHVLGVPLGLGYVETGSMEPTIDAGDGFVAVPTAVAGPVEEGDVVVYDAQEIEGGGLTTHRVVEKTDHGYVTRGDANPFTDQDGGEPHVTDGQIVAKAWQIHGEVVTIPHLGTAAMAIQGGLESAQWWLASTLGVRALAGSQGLSYLLLGFGLVVIVLSAVFDGRGTPDRERARARTRRDAFDARRLVVGMGALVFVVALATMVAMSGSVEIGLVSAEFDSERPDVVPAGDTKTHTTELRNGGVLPVVSITEPASDGIEIDDDPRVLTHGERVNATVALTAPPETGYYLRSYTERRYFAVLPPPVIARLHAIHPWVAMTSVATVVTGLFVLPVALLAGTGTIRTRSRRRSDSTDGFLK; encoded by the coding sequence ATGTCAGAAACGGGAGCAGGCGATGGGACAGTGCTTCGACGAGTGGCAACGATCGGTGTCGTCGTCCTCGTCGGTCTGTTGGTGTTCGGACACGTCCTCGGTGTGCCACTCGGGCTCGGCTACGTCGAAACCGGTAGCATGGAGCCGACGATCGACGCCGGCGACGGCTTCGTCGCCGTTCCGACCGCCGTCGCCGGTCCCGTCGAAGAAGGGGACGTCGTCGTCTACGATGCACAGGAGATCGAGGGCGGCGGGCTGACGACCCATCGAGTCGTCGAGAAAACCGATCACGGCTACGTGACGCGGGGGGATGCGAATCCGTTCACCGATCAAGACGGCGGCGAACCCCACGTCACCGACGGGCAGATCGTCGCGAAAGCCTGGCAGATACACGGCGAGGTCGTGACGATTCCCCACCTCGGGACAGCCGCGATGGCCATCCAGGGCGGACTCGAGTCGGCCCAGTGGTGGCTCGCGTCGACGCTCGGCGTCCGAGCGCTGGCCGGCAGTCAGGGACTCTCGTATCTCCTGCTCGGGTTCGGGCTGGTCGTCATCGTCCTATCGGCTGTGTTCGATGGGCGTGGAACGCCCGACCGCGAGCGCGCTCGAGCACGCACGCGTAGAGACGCGTTCGATGCTCGGCGACTCGTCGTCGGGATGGGGGCACTCGTCTTCGTGGTCGCGCTGGCGACGATGGTCGCGATGTCGGGCTCGGTCGAGATCGGCCTCGTGAGCGCCGAGTTCGACTCCGAGCGGCCCGACGTCGTCCCCGCAGGCGACACGAAGACACACACGACCGAACTGCGAAACGGCGGCGTGTTGCCGGTCGTGAGCATCACGGAACCGGCTAGCGACGGCATCGAGATCGACGACGACCCGCGGGTGCTCACCCACGGCGAGCGCGTCAACGCGACCGTCGCGCTGACCGCACCGCCGGAGACGGGCTACTACCTGCGCTCGTACACCGAACGCCGGTACTTCGCGGTGCTGCCGCCGCCAGTAATCGCTCGATTGCACGCGATCCATCCATGGGTGGCGATGACCAGCGTGGCGACCGTCGTCACCGGGCTGTTCGTCCTGCCGGTCGCGCTCCTCGCGGGCACCGGCACGATCAGAACCCGGTCGCGGCGGCGATCGGATTCGACTGACGGATTCTTGAAGTGA
- a CDS encoding DUF5305 domain-containing protein → MNSDRLLVRARAALAEWYTLVVVVLLAVALVGGWGAYTSLAGPAEEMNRDTTESWSTTGSFDHSAEVTSENEVYPVGTELSDRSVYFTDVTPELEGTFTYRYDADAGDVTANVELERVIRSADDEQEYWVVNETIAETSAEGLAPGEEVTTDFAVDVPATVNESERIEESLGGSPGSIETVVVATVALQGTVDGESVERTEQYELALEPDGSTYTVSATESDRDGGQQTETGSEVTTASAGGLGLILPLVVLLGSLGGLGAIVAARHSERLAPSEVELERLRSEYERKEFDEWISRGSLPDEVRDRPRIEVSTLEDLVDVAIDCDRRVLEDESAGEYYVVDGESLYAYESEELENSDLQGETPSDGEAFTVEPVTDGSEIEDEE, encoded by the coding sequence GTGAACAGCGATCGGTTACTCGTCCGGGCGCGAGCCGCGCTCGCCGAGTGGTACACCCTCGTCGTCGTGGTGTTGCTCGCGGTGGCGCTGGTCGGCGGCTGGGGGGCGTACACGTCGCTTGCCGGCCCCGCTGAGGAGATGAATCGAGACACGACCGAGTCGTGGTCGACGACCGGCAGCTTCGACCACAGTGCGGAAGTCACGTCGGAGAACGAGGTGTATCCCGTCGGCACGGAACTCTCCGATCGGTCGGTCTACTTCACCGACGTGACGCCCGAACTCGAGGGGACGTTCACCTACCGGTACGACGCCGACGCCGGCGACGTGACCGCCAACGTCGAACTCGAGCGGGTGATCCGCTCTGCCGACGACGAACAGGAGTACTGGGTGGTCAACGAGACGATCGCGGAGACGTCAGCCGAGGGCCTCGCACCCGGCGAGGAGGTGACGACCGACTTTGCGGTCGACGTTCCCGCGACGGTCAACGAGAGCGAACGCATCGAGGAGAGCCTCGGCGGCTCGCCGGGCTCGATCGAAACGGTCGTCGTCGCGACCGTGGCGCTGCAGGGGACGGTCGACGGCGAGTCCGTCGAGCGAACCGAGCAGTACGAGTTGGCGCTCGAGCCCGACGGCTCGACCTACACTGTCAGCGCCACTGAGAGCGACCGAGACGGGGGTCAGCAGACCGAGACCGGCAGCGAGGTCACGACTGCCTCCGCCGGCGGCCTCGGGCTGATTCTCCCGCTGGTGGTACTCCTGGGATCACTGGGCGGACTCGGTGCGATCGTCGCGGCGAGACACAGCGAGCGGCTCGCGCCCTCCGAGGTCGAACTCGAGCGCCTTCGAAGCGAGTACGAGCGCAAGGAATTCGACGAGTGGATCTCTCGCGGCTCGCTGCCCGACGAGGTTCGGGATCGGCCGCGGATCGAGGTGTCGACGCTCGAGGACCTGGTGGACGTGGCGATCGATTGTGATCGGCGCGTGCTCGAGGACGAATCGGCTGGTGAGTACTACGTGGTTGATGGAGAATCGCTGTACGCATACGAATCGGAGGAACTCGAGAACAGCGATCTCCAAGGTGAGACGCCTTCTGACGGGGAAGCGTTCACCGTCGAACCCGTGACTGATGGCAGCGAGATCGAGGACGAGGAGTGA
- a CDS encoding type I 3-dehydroquinate dehydratase: MGLTFDSFVLAASTADLSDEPAAREHADAIEFRMDLADEPLAALEAYDGELPILATNRAEWEGGEANDEGRLEALAEATAFEAVEAIDVELESILDGEAEGVLETARERDVSIVASAHDFEGTPPRKELVRTLTEAGKYADVAKLAVTAESKADTLALLSATEQLTSHGDTVATMAMGEVGSHTRAVAPVYGSKIGYAPVDPAEATAPGQYDLETLSRLVSDLA; encoded by the coding sequence ATGGGACTGACCTTCGATTCCTTCGTGCTCGCAGCGTCGACAGCCGACCTCTCGGACGAACCTGCGGCCCGCGAGCACGCCGATGCGATCGAATTTCGAATGGACTTAGCCGACGAGCCGCTGGCTGCGCTCGAGGCCTACGACGGCGAGTTGCCGATCCTCGCGACGAACCGGGCCGAATGGGAGGGTGGTGAGGCTAACGATGAAGGACGACTCGAGGCACTGGCCGAGGCAACCGCGTTCGAGGCCGTCGAGGCGATTGACGTCGAACTCGAGTCGATTTTGGATGGGGAAGCCGAGGGGGTGCTCGAGACGGCTCGCGAGCGCGACGTGTCGATCGTCGCGTCGGCCCACGACTTCGAAGGGACACCGCCACGGAAAGAACTAGTGCGGACGCTAACCGAGGCGGGCAAGTACGCCGACGTGGCGAAGCTGGCGGTGACAGCCGAATCGAAGGCCGATACGCTCGCGTTGCTGTCGGCGACCGAGCAGCTGACCTCGCACGGGGACACTGTTGCCACGATGGCGATGGGCGAGGTCGGGAGTCACACACGTGCGGTGGCTCCGGTGTACGGGTCGAAAATTGGGTATGCGCCTGTCGATCCTGCGGAGGCGACTGCGCCGGGACAGTACGACCTCGAGACACTGTCACGGCTCGTTTCTGATCTCGCCTAA
- a CDS encoding transcription initiation factor IIB family protein: protein MTNAPSNTRVRRSEPQTNEQETETEDEDLVCPECAGQLVVDDEHGETVCEDCGLVVEEDSVDRGPEWRAFDAAEKNEKSRVGAPTTNTMHDKGLSTNIDWRNKDAYGNSLGSRQREKMQRLRKWNERFRTRDSKERNLKQALGEIDRMASALGLPTNVRETASVIYRRALDEDLLPGRSIEGVSTACVYAAARQAGVPRSLDEIADVSRVEKNEIARTYRYVVRELGLEVQPADPESYVPRFASGLELSDEAEHRARSLLQNAKEKGVHSGKSPVGLAAAAVYAAALLTNEKTTQAAVSDVADISEVTIRNRYHELLEAEETIGMA, encoded by the coding sequence ATGACTAACGCACCATCGAACACGAGAGTACGACGTAGCGAACCCCAAACGAACGAACAGGAGACCGAAACCGAGGACGAAGACCTGGTCTGTCCCGAATGTGCCGGCCAGCTCGTCGTTGACGACGAACACGGCGAGACGGTCTGTGAGGACTGTGGACTGGTCGTCGAGGAAGACTCGGTCGACCGCGGTCCCGAATGGCGTGCGTTCGACGCCGCCGAGAAAAACGAGAAGTCCCGCGTGGGCGCGCCCACGACCAACACGATGCACGACAAGGGGCTCTCGACGAACATCGACTGGCGTAACAAAGACGCCTACGGCAACTCGCTTGGCTCGCGCCAGCGCGAGAAGATGCAGCGCCTGCGCAAGTGGAACGAGCGCTTCCGCACGCGCGACTCCAAGGAGCGCAACCTGAAACAGGCACTCGGCGAGATCGACCGGATGGCCTCCGCGCTCGGCCTCCCCACGAACGTCCGCGAGACGGCCAGCGTCATCTACCGGCGCGCGCTCGACGAGGACCTTCTTCCTGGGCGCTCCATCGAGGGCGTCTCCACGGCCTGTGTCTACGCTGCCGCCCGCCAGGCCGGCGTCCCCCGGAGCCTCGACGAGATCGCCGACGTCTCCCGTGTCGAGAAAAACGAAATCGCGCGCACCTACCGCTACGTGGTCCGCGAGCTCGGCCTCGAGGTCCAGCCCGCCGACCCCGAGAGCTACGTCCCCCGCTTTGCCTCGGGGCTCGAACTCTCGGACGAGGCCGAACACCGCGCGCGCTCGCTGCTCCAGAACGCCAAGGAGAAGGGCGTCCACAGCGGCAAGTCGCCGGTCGGCCTTGCGGCCGCCGCGGTCTACGCCGCCGCACTGCTGACCAACGAGAAGACCACGCAGGCTGCCGTCTCCGACGTTGCCGACATCTCCGAAGTCACCATCCGCAACCGGTACCACGAGCTCCTCGAGGCCGAGGAGACCATCGGAATGGCATAA